In Chryseobacterium lactis, a single genomic region encodes these proteins:
- a CDS encoding site-specific integrase: MASVSFFIRGKVADKESTIWAKFRDRDIDIRVPVPYLNCKPKDWKDGKCKIPSKKMHKDDTETINTRLTQLEANIISSYTEDKPELDLKEWLKSIIEHKSLKVEKASYSDDVVSFIDIYISLKKDSITESTVKKANVVKQLLQRYTDSKSKKTFRNLKFKDLDNNFRIDFEKYCQNEVYKVSNTYKNLKFLKMVCTVAESFDIEVHKHTKNWKFEVEKVTRNDPKSIYLTFDELNKIEQAEMPHDYLDNARDWLLVACYTAQRVSDYLRFTSSMIVEDAESQKYLEFIQQKTGAKMKIPLLKKVQEILDKRDGEFPRKISDVKFNLYIKEVCKIANIDEMIYNGKVMSIERKGKPKITRKVFGEFPKYELVTSHIGRKSFASNFYEKIPTTYLLNFTGHTTERQLLAYINKTEVEKAKSTANIFNSLGY; this comes from the coding sequence ATGGCATCAGTAAGTTTTTTTATTAGAGGAAAAGTAGCAGATAAGGAAAGTACAATTTGGGCAAAGTTCAGAGATAGAGATATTGATATTCGTGTACCTGTTCCATATCTGAACTGTAAACCGAAAGACTGGAAAGATGGTAAGTGCAAAATACCTTCTAAAAAAATGCACAAAGACGATACAGAAACTATTAACACACGTTTAACACAATTGGAAGCAAATATTATTTCCAGTTATACGGAGGATAAGCCCGAACTAGATTTGAAAGAGTGGCTAAAATCAATCATTGAGCATAAAAGCTTAAAAGTTGAAAAAGCAAGTTATTCGGATGATGTTGTTTCTTTCATAGATATTTATATTTCCCTTAAAAAAGATAGTATTACAGAATCTACTGTTAAAAAAGCGAACGTAGTAAAACAATTATTACAAAGATATACGGATAGTAAAAGTAAAAAGACTTTCAGGAATTTGAAATTTAAGGATTTAGATAATAATTTCAGAATTGATTTTGAAAAATATTGCCAAAACGAGGTTTATAAAGTTTCAAATACTTACAAAAATTTAAAGTTCTTAAAAATGGTGTGTACTGTAGCAGAATCTTTTGATATTGAAGTACATAAACACACTAAGAATTGGAAGTTTGAAGTCGAAAAAGTAACAAGGAATGACCCGAAGTCAATATATTTAACATTTGACGAACTTAATAAGATTGAACAAGCAGAAATGCCCCATGACTATTTGGATAACGCTAGAGACTGGCTTTTAGTTGCTTGCTATACAGCCCAACGTGTAAGCGATTATTTAAGATTTACTTCCTCTATGATTGTGGAGGATGCTGAAAGTCAAAAGTATTTAGAATTTATACAGCAAAAAACAGGAGCTAAAATGAAAATCCCTTTACTAAAGAAAGTGCAGGAGATTTTAGATAAAAGGGATGGGGAGTTTCCACGAAAAATATCAGATGTGAAATTTAATCTTTATATCAAGGAAGTCTGTAAAATTGCTAATATTGACGAAATGATTTATAACGGAAAAGTAATGTCAATAGAGCGAAAAGGAAAGCCCAAAATTACCCGAAAGGTTTTTGGGGAATTTCCGAAATACGAATTGGTTACTTCTCATATTGGGCGTAAAAGTTTTGCTTCAAATTTCTATGAAAAAATTCCTACAACTTATTTGCTTAATTTTACAGGACACACTACAGAAAGGCAGTTATTGGCATATATCAACAAAACAGAAGTCGAGAAAGCCAAGTCAACTGCAAATATTTTTAATAGTTTAGGGTACTAA